The Micromonospora sp. NBC_00421 DNA window ACGAGGTCATCTTCGACGCCGCGGACATGAGCCGGTTCGGCCGGGACGTGGTCGTCCAGGAGTCGATGACGACGAACCGGCAGGGCATCAACTGGCTCCGCCGGCACTTGGAGCCCAAGGGTCTGCGGGTGCACACCGTGCACTTCCCGTTGGACTTCTTCCCGTCCCACATCGACTGTACGTTCGTGCCGCTGCGGCCCGGACTGATCCTGACCAACCCGGACCGCCCGCTGCGCGACGGCGAGGAGCGACTGTTCCTGGACAACGGTTGGGAGCTGTTGGACGCGCCCACGCCGAGCACCGACAACCACGAGATGCCGCTGTACTGCCAGTCGTCGAAGTGGTTGTCGATGAACGTGCTGAGCATCGCGCCGGACGTGGTGGTGTGCGAGGAGCAGGAGAAGCCCATGCACGACCTGCTCGAGGAGCGCGGCTTCGAGGTGGTCAAGGTGCCGTTCCGCAAGGTCTACGAGTACGGCGGCTCGCTGCACTGCGCGACCTGGGACGTGCGGCGCAGCGGGGCAGCCGAGGACTACTTCCCGAACCTGAAGGGGTGAGACCGTGTACATACTCGGTGTCAACAGCGTCTACCACGAGTCGTCCGCGGCCCTGCTGAAGGACGGCGTGCTGCTGGCCACCGCCGAGGAGGAACGTTTCAACCGGGTCAAGCACGGCAAGCAGGCCCGGTCGGACAACCCGCACGAGTTGCCGATGCAGGCGATCGGCTACGTCCTCGGCCACGCCGGCATCACCCTCGCCGACGTCGAGATGGCGACCTGCGCGGCCGACCTCGACGAGATGCGGCGCGTCCACGAGGAGGGGCTGCCCTCTGCCTGGAACGACGCCGGGGACCGGGAACGGTTCCTGGCGAACGTCCCGAAGATCCCGCAGGTGCTCGCCGAGCACGGATTCCGTGGTGACTTCCGCTGGGTGCCGCACCACACCGCGCACGCCGCGTCGACGTTCCTCGCCTCGCCGTACCAGGAGGCGGCCGTCCTGGTGGTGGACGCGTTGGGCGACGACGCCTGGTCGACCCGGCTCTACCACGGGCGGGACCGCTCCCTGGAGTCGCTGCTCGACGTGCGGTACCCGGCGTCGCTCGGCTACCTGTGGGAGACCATCTCGGTCCTGCTCGGCTTCGGGGTGTACGACGCCGCGAAGGTGATGGGGCTGGCCGCGTACGGTGACCCCGCCGTGTTCAGGGACGCCTTCGACCGGCTGGCCTGGCCGACGCCGGACGGCGGGTTCGAGATGGACGCCGACGCCCTGCGCTTCGCCGAGATCATGTACTACCCGCCGAGCGCCTACCACGACCGGCTCGTCGAGCTGTTCGGGATCCCGGCGCGCCGGCCGGGCGACGACATCGCGCCGGTGCACGAGCACATCGCGGCGGCGCTCCAGGCCAAGACCAACGAGATCATGCTGCACCTGGCCGCCCACCTGCGGCGGCGTACCGGCTCGGCGAACCTCTGCCTGGCCGGCGGGGTGGCGCTCAACTGCGTGACCAACACGCTGCTGCTCGCCGAGTCCGGTTTCGAGAGCGTCTACGTGCAGCCGGCGGCGAACGACGCCGGGCTGGCGGTGGGTTCGGCGCTGTACGTGTGGAACGGCGAACTCGACAGGCCCCGGACCGAGCCGATGACGCACGCGTACTGGGGGCCGG harbors:
- a CDS encoding carbamoyltransferase family protein, which codes for MYILGVNSVYHESSAALLKDGVLLATAEEERFNRVKHGKQARSDNPHELPMQAIGYVLGHAGITLADVEMATCAADLDEMRRVHEEGLPSAWNDAGDRERFLANVPKIPQVLAEHGFRGDFRWVPHHTAHAASTFLASPYQEAAVLVVDALGDDAWSTRLYHGRDRSLESLLDVRYPASLGYLWETISVLLGFGVYDAAKVMGLAAYGDPAVFRDAFDRLAWPTPDGGFEMDADALRFAEIMYYPPSAYHDRLVELFGIPARRPGDDIAPVHEHIAAALQAKTNEIMLHLAAHLRRRTGSANLCLAGGVALNCVTNTLLLAESGFESVYVQPAANDAGLAVGSALYVWNGELDRPRTEPMTHAYWGPEFSDDEIRAELDRRELSYTVPDDIDATVARLVAEGRVVGYFQGRMELGPRALGCRSIVADPRDRAMREILNQKVKHREYFRPLAPSVLAEDVADWMEVPGDTLAADMMLVTYRAKDDKKPQMGAVLHVDDTCRLQAVSAATNPRFHRMISEFKKITGVPMVLNTSFNDQEPIICTPADAIATFEKTQIDYLAAGSFLVAKV